One Acidobacteriota bacterium genomic region harbors:
- a CDS encoding YfhO family protein — translation MNPTFILVAAVFAVFVLMARTTSLRLPPRVAIFFYAAVLVFLFRPMVLDYVAIPVDQLERLPPWRSDPDFEVHNSQTNDVSMQIVPWAHLVRESWTRLEAPLWNHTAQGGYPLLANMQSSAFSPFRLVTLPLDLGDAMTAEAALKLLVALWFAFVFARRRGAGDLAATITAVSWSFSTAIMVWLHFPLATTLVHLPMTLVALDLLLERVSWGRFCFTTFAFLSLLINGHPESAAHIVTVAAAWLLFRMIRDGWPVTKRAAAAAIGAGILALLIAAPLLFPFFEVLPFSKRWVELDAFRDHRGGRFYWGFLMNFLHPEFFGSVTENTAWGPAHAEVIMGWSGVLAVAAFVGWGALAVRDRLWRHDATFFSLLTILLCSVAIHTPWLTRAFESLPLYSMIANGRFRFLFCWTGALLLGLLVQRALDGDRRPLQIGVVSTVVIFAAVFLGHQLALGTPADRVLIDSAIAAIPSFIVLIVAAIALFLSRSPLWFAALIVAITAELLAFGWSWNTTMPSSAFYPETPAIQKLEALIASDDLQPARIAGVSGALFPNTSAIYGFEDIRAHDPMSTARVLGMLRVYTGYTAESYFAMLGSYHHPILDFMGVRYVITPPGVQLNDSAWVMVWEGSDARIYRNDEAMPRFIAPRHTLMEGDAEERQALLLDHIDWRNAVVVNRIHSSLVEQAHDDIFGPRPDLLPPTEITILRSSPRRYDIEVDAQRWSVIASSLPAYPGWRVWTSSGIELPISEVNGGFIGFLVPPGTTHVRVDYRPRSFYHGLWVSGTALLGLAAWPVARRRSRVRR, via the coding sequence ATGAATCCCACGTTCATCCTCGTAGCGGCCGTCTTCGCGGTCTTCGTCCTGATGGCGCGGACTACTTCTCTCCGCCTTCCGCCGCGGGTCGCGATCTTTTTCTACGCTGCGGTCCTCGTCTTTCTCTTCCGGCCGATGGTTCTCGATTACGTGGCGATTCCAGTCGACCAGCTCGAGCGGCTTCCCCCCTGGCGATCCGATCCCGACTTCGAGGTTCACAACAGCCAGACCAACGACGTATCGATGCAGATCGTTCCGTGGGCTCACCTCGTTCGGGAATCCTGGACGCGTCTGGAGGCTCCGTTGTGGAATCACACCGCGCAAGGGGGTTACCCGCTTCTGGCAAACATGCAGAGCTCGGCCTTCTCTCCCTTCCGGCTCGTGACTCTCCCGCTCGATCTCGGAGATGCGATGACCGCCGAGGCCGCCCTGAAGCTCCTCGTCGCGCTCTGGTTCGCTTTCGTATTCGCGAGGCGGCGCGGCGCGGGGGACCTCGCCGCCACGATCACGGCCGTCTCATGGAGTTTTTCGACGGCGATCATGGTGTGGCTCCACTTTCCGCTCGCGACGACGCTCGTCCATCTTCCGATGACGCTGGTCGCTCTCGACCTCCTTCTCGAGCGCGTCAGCTGGGGCCGCTTCTGCTTCACGACGTTTGCTTTCCTTTCGCTTCTGATCAACGGGCATCCGGAGTCCGCCGCGCACATCGTCACAGTCGCGGCCGCATGGCTCCTCTTCAGGATGATTCGGGATGGATGGCCCGTGACGAAGCGCGCGGCCGCCGCGGCAATCGGCGCCGGGATCCTCGCGCTGCTGATCGCGGCTCCTCTCCTCTTTCCCTTCTTCGAGGTCCTCCCCTTCTCGAAGCGATGGGTCGAGCTGGACGCATTCCGCGATCACCGGGGGGGTCGCTTCTACTGGGGCTTTCTGATGAATTTCCTGCATCCGGAGTTCTTCGGCTCGGTTACCGAGAACACGGCCTGGGGGCCGGCGCACGCAGAAGTGATCATGGGATGGAGCGGTGTGCTCGCGGTTGCAGCTTTCGTCGGCTGGGGAGCTCTCGCCGTTCGCGACCGGCTGTGGCGTCACGACGCGACTTTCTTTTCATTGCTGACGATCCTGCTTTGTTCGGTCGCGATCCACACCCCATGGCTGACCCGGGCTTTCGAGTCCCTTCCTCTCTATTCGATGATCGCCAACGGAAGGTTCCGGTTTCTCTTCTGCTGGACCGGCGCCCTTCTGCTCGGCCTCCTGGTGCAGCGGGCGCTCGACGGGGACCGGCGTCCTCTTCAGATCGGCGTGGTCAGCACGGTCGTGATCTTCGCCGCGGTTTTTCTGGGGCATCAGCTCGCGCTCGGTACGCCGGCCGACCGCGTGCTCATCGACTCGGCCATCGCGGCGATCCCTTCGTTCATCGTTCTGATCGTCGCCGCAATTGCACTTTTCCTGTCGCGTTCCCCCCTCTGGTTTGCCGCCCTCATCGTGGCGATTACCGCGGAGCTTCTCGCTTTCGGCTGGAGCTGGAACACGACCATGCCGAGCTCGGCGTTCTATCCGGAGACCCCCGCGATCCAGAAACTCGAAGCGCTCATCGCGAGCGACGATCTCCAACCTGCACGAATCGCCGGAGTATCGGGAGCTCTCTTTCCGAATACATCGGCGATCTACGGATTCGAGGACATCCGCGCGCACGATCCGATGTCGACGGCAAGGGTGCTCGGGATGCTTCGCGTTTACACCGGCTATACGGCGGAGAGCTACTTCGCGATGCTCGGCAGCTACCATCATCCGATTCTCGACTTCATGGGTGTGCGATACGTCATCACACCACCAGGCGTGCAGCTCAACGATTCCGCCTGGGTAATGGTCTGGGAGGGGTCCGATGCACGCATCTATCGCAACGATGAGGCGATGCCGAGGTTCATTGCACCTCGCCATACGCTCATGGAGGGAGATGCGGAAGAACGGCAGGCGCTGCTTCTCGATCACATCGACTGGCGAAATGCGGTCGTCGTCAACCGGATCCACTCGAGTCTCGTCGAGCAGGCGCACGACGACATTTTCGGCCCTCGCCCCGATCTGCTTCCGCCGACGGAGATCACCATTCTCCGATCCAGCCCGCGGCGCTACGACATCGAGGTCGACGCGCAGCGCTGGTCCGTCATCGCCTCCTCCCTTCCCGCTTATCCCGGGTGGCGCGTCTGGACATCGAGCGGCATCGAGCTTCCGATCAGCGAGGTGAACGGCGGGTTCATCGGATTCCTCGTGCCTCCCGGTACGACCCACGTTCGGGTCGACTACAGGCCGCGATCCTTCTACCACGGCCTCTGGGTATCGGGCACCGCCCTTCTCGGACTCGCCGCCTGGCCGGTGGCGAGACGCCGCTCACGCGTCAGGAGATGA
- a CDS encoding lysophospholipid acyltransferase family protein: protein MARRRKSRSLILLEYGAFRVVRWIVGLIGRGGTQRIADALARILPSVARSRTRTARANLRLCFPERTDEMIEQTIRACWRHFARQSLQYLRSLDRPTIEKTGIRVHGREALDRAIGEGRGVVLFTAHFGDWESAIAALETLDIPFAVVARPLDNPLLQRDIERARTRTGIRILARRKSARTMRDWIAQGKGVVVLPDQAVAPRHGLLVPFVSQPAWTTPAPAKLAIRNGAAIIGAFCYPSDDEGLEIELTELRETRDMTGTPEEIEEITQWINELISTHIRREPHLWLWMHERWKRSPSDPRYQTVSRP from the coding sequence ATGGCCAGAAGACGTAAGTCACGCTCGCTGATTCTTCTCGAGTACGGAGCCTTCCGGGTGGTCCGCTGGATTGTCGGACTGATCGGACGGGGCGGAACGCAACGCATCGCCGATGCGCTCGCCCGAATTCTCCCTTCCGTGGCGAGATCTCGGACGCGCACCGCACGCGCAAATCTGCGCCTCTGCTTCCCGGAACGGACCGACGAAATGATCGAACAGACGATCCGGGCGTGCTGGCGCCATTTCGCCCGTCAGTCTCTGCAGTATCTGAGAAGCCTGGACCGGCCGACAATCGAGAAGACCGGGATTCGGGTGCACGGACGTGAAGCGCTCGATCGTGCCATTGGAGAAGGCCGGGGGGTCGTTCTGTTCACTGCCCACTTCGGAGACTGGGAATCCGCGATCGCGGCGCTCGAGACGCTCGACATTCCCTTCGCAGTCGTGGCGCGACCCCTCGACAATCCGCTACTCCAGCGCGATATCGAACGGGCCCGCACTCGGACGGGAATCAGGATTCTCGCGCGACGCAAATCCGCGCGGACGATGCGCGACTGGATCGCGCAGGGTAAGGGTGTGGTCGTCCTTCCCGATCAGGCCGTGGCTCCGCGTCACGGACTTCTGGTCCCCTTCGTGTCGCAGCCCGCATGGACGACCCCAGCACCGGCGAAGCTCGCGATCCGCAACGGAGCAGCCATCATTGGAGCCTTCTGCTATCCATCCGATGATGAAGGGCTGGAGATCGAGCTGACCGAGCTGCGTGAAACCAGGGATATGACGGGAACACCCGAGGAAATCGAGGAGATCACGCAATGGATCAACGAGCTGATCTCGACGCACATCCGACGTGAGCCGCATCTCTGGCTGTGGATGCACGAGAGGTGGAAGCGATCCCCGTCCGATCCGCGTTACCAGACTGTTTCCCGGCCATGA
- the lpxK gene encoding tetraacyldisaccharide 4'-kinase — protein sequence MSPLFTPAQLLIRGINRSRRALYRMKIFRQSSLPRPVISIGNIAMGGAGKTPSVITVARWLASQNLRVVVLTRGYGRRGRDRWAEVDALDAVRFGDEPVLMRRRLPDSVTIIVGSRRFDAATAWLRDNDCDVFILDDGFQHLQLDRDLDLVIDYRRARWYRESRAALRWADGVLVRGRGTIERLPDGPPVFRATLEPDAVVVAGGRKPTASLTGLRIVAFSGLADNVQFAEALRHLGTTIVRFDGFDDHHRYSDEELDAIVRSATELSASLILTTEKDWVKIGPWQDRIGYLEVSMLIRPERQFHDLLMRALSRREKDDGQKT from the coding sequence GTGAGCCCGCTCTTCACTCCTGCGCAGCTTCTGATCCGGGGGATCAACCGGTCGCGGCGTGCTCTTTACCGAATGAAGATTTTCCGCCAGAGCTCGCTTCCTCGTCCGGTCATTTCCATCGGCAACATCGCGATGGGAGGCGCCGGAAAAACGCCCTCGGTCATCACGGTCGCTCGATGGCTGGCCTCGCAGAATCTTCGCGTCGTCGTCCTCACGCGCGGTTATGGACGGAGAGGCCGCGACCGATGGGCTGAGGTCGATGCGCTCGACGCCGTTCGCTTCGGCGATGAGCCTGTTCTGATGAGACGCCGGCTCCCGGACAGCGTCACGATCATCGTCGGCTCGAGACGCTTCGACGCCGCCACGGCCTGGCTCCGGGACAATGACTGCGACGTCTTCATTCTCGACGACGGCTTTCAGCATCTTCAGCTCGACCGTGACCTCGATCTGGTGATCGACTACCGAAGGGCCAGATGGTACCGCGAGTCCCGGGCGGCGCTCCGGTGGGCCGATGGCGTGCTCGTAAGAGGACGTGGAACCATCGAAAGACTCCCGGATGGCCCTCCAGTTTTTCGCGCCACACTCGAACCGGACGCCGTCGTCGTTGCCGGTGGAAGAAAACCTACCGCGTCGCTTACAGGCCTCCGAATCGTCGCGTTCAGCGGCCTCGCCGACAACGTTCAGTTCGCCGAAGCACTGAGGCACCTCGGCACGACGATCGTCCGCTTCGACGGCTTCGATGATCATCACCGCTACTCCGACGAAGAGCTGGACGCGATCGTCCGATCCGCCACAGAGCTCAGCGCCAGCCTCATCCTCACGACCGAAAAGGATTGGGTGAAAATCGGACCATGGCAGGACCGGATCGGCTATCTCGAAGTCTCGATGCTGATCAGGCCTGAGCGCCAGTTTCACGATCTCCTCATGAGGGCGCTTTCCCGGCGCGAAAAGGACGATGGCCAGAAGACGTAA
- a CDS encoding 3-deoxy-D-manno-octulosonic acid transferase, which yields MPRMFFLYEIAAFITFVAIIPFYALGRLLGGRKLGNIPHRLGFYAAVRQSHDVWIHAVSVGEVAAAKIVADAIRRVRPGTSLVVTTTTATGQDLAKRLFSEATITWFPFDFTFSVKRFLSNYSPSVHVAMETELWPILTRACSERGIRLSVANGRLSDRSFPRYFRFRRLAARVLRSFDLLMVRERIDRERFVAIGALPERVVVTGNVKFDLQLPGPPVSFAEKLHQLAGERPIVIFGSTAEGEEAMLLEMMRSLVDLDCFLIVAPRKETRFDQVAQIISSSSLNVARRSRLAEAGPSDVLLLDSIGELANLYRECHAAFIGGSLVPHGGQNPVEAAASGCPVAFGPYMTNFRDIASELVASGAAVVVANAAELESFFARMTSNDELRQEYGTRALDCVERNRGAAGDTARRVVGLLG from the coding sequence ATGCCGCGGATGTTCTTCCTCTACGAGATCGCTGCGTTCATCACCTTCGTCGCGATCATCCCGTTCTACGCTCTCGGCCGCCTGCTCGGCGGGCGCAAGCTCGGAAACATCCCCCACCGGCTCGGTTTCTACGCCGCTGTCCGTCAAAGTCATGACGTCTGGATTCATGCGGTCTCAGTCGGCGAGGTCGCGGCGGCGAAAATCGTCGCTGACGCCATACGCCGGGTACGTCCCGGAACCTCGCTCGTCGTCACCACGACGACGGCCACGGGGCAGGATCTTGCAAAAAGGCTCTTCTCGGAAGCTACGATCACCTGGTTTCCCTTCGATTTTACATTCTCAGTCAAACGGTTCCTTTCGAATTACTCCCCCTCGGTCCACGTCGCCATGGAGACCGAGCTCTGGCCAATCCTGACGAGGGCATGCTCCGAGCGAGGAATCCGCCTCTCGGTGGCCAATGGCCGGCTCTCCGATCGCTCGTTCCCCCGATATTTCCGGTTTCGCAGACTCGCGGCCCGCGTCCTGCGGAGCTTCGATCTGCTCATGGTTCGCGAGCGGATCGATCGAGAGCGATTCGTTGCGATCGGAGCTCTCCCCGAGCGTGTCGTCGTCACTGGAAACGTGAAGTTCGATCTCCAGCTTCCAGGCCCTCCCGTGTCGTTCGCAGAGAAGCTGCATCAGCTGGCCGGCGAGCGCCCGATCGTGATCTTCGGATCGACGGCCGAGGGGGAGGAGGCGATGCTGCTGGAAATGATGCGATCGCTCGTCGATCTCGACTGCTTTCTGATCGTCGCGCCTCGAAAAGAAACGCGTTTCGATCAGGTGGCACAGATCATTTCCAGCTCCTCCCTGAACGTTGCGCGGCGGTCGCGGCTGGCGGAAGCAGGTCCGTCCGACGTTCTGCTGCTCGACAGCATCGGCGAGCTCGCGAATCTCTACCGGGAGTGTCACGCGGCTTTCATCGGCGGGAGCCTCGTGCCGCATGGAGGCCAGAATCCGGTCGAAGCGGCGGCCAGCGGCTGCCCCGTCGCCTTCGGTCCATACATGACGAACTTCCGCGACATCGCCTCCGAGCTGGTCGCTTCCGGCGCCGCCGTCGTCGTCGCCAATGCCGCCGAGCTCGAGAGTTTCTTCGCCCGGATGACCAGCAACGACGAGCTGCGGCAAGAGTACGGTACTCGCGCGCTCGATTGCGTCGAACGGAATCGCGGCGCCGCCGGTGACACCGCCCGCAGAGTGGTGGGGTTGCTCGGGTGA
- the hflX gene encoding GTPase HflX produces MIVGIARPGTGRFGANEHLDELHGLVEAASGEVVGRVLQERRAPDSATWIGKGKANEVAALVAETKAALVVFDDDLSPAQLRNLEKIVAVKVIDRSTLILDIFAKRARTAEARTQVELAQLEYMLPRLTRQWVHLSRQAGGIGTRGVGETQLEIDRRLVRTRIRRLEEELRKIEQSRRLRRSGRSVFTVALAGYTNAGKSTLFNRLTSDTTYAADKLFATLDSKLRRMNGEMPLQTVAADTVGFVRKLPHHLVASFRSTMAETTEADLVLHVVDASHPASDEQEAVGREVLQNLGVDQSNVVVVHNKVDRLGAGFGRAGDVVRVSALDGRGIGELLAVIRERQRALGQVVELLIPHHEAKVRARLYETGRVEAITEREECSEIRAWIPSAQIPELEQFRK; encoded by the coding sequence GTGATCGTGGGAATCGCCCGGCCGGGGACCGGCCGATTCGGGGCGAACGAGCACCTCGATGAGCTTCACGGTCTGGTCGAAGCCGCCTCGGGAGAAGTCGTCGGCCGGGTCCTTCAGGAACGAAGGGCGCCCGATTCCGCAACATGGATCGGCAAGGGAAAAGCGAATGAAGTCGCCGCTCTCGTCGCGGAGACGAAGGCGGCGCTCGTCGTCTTCGATGACGATCTTTCGCCAGCCCAGCTTCGCAACCTCGAGAAAATCGTCGCGGTCAAGGTGATCGACAGAAGCACGCTGATTCTCGACATCTTCGCCAAACGTGCACGGACGGCCGAGGCGCGGACGCAGGTCGAGCTCGCACAGCTCGAATACATGCTTCCGAGGCTGACGCGCCAGTGGGTCCATCTCTCACGTCAGGCCGGCGGAATTGGAACGAGAGGCGTCGGCGAGACGCAGCTCGAGATCGACCGGCGCCTGGTCCGAACCAGGATCCGACGCCTGGAAGAGGAACTTCGAAAGATCGAGCAGTCACGCCGTCTACGCCGATCCGGCCGGAGCGTTTTCACGGTTGCCCTGGCCGGTTACACGAATGCCGGAAAATCGACGCTCTTCAACCGTCTGACCTCCGACACGACCTATGCCGCCGACAAGCTTTTCGCAACGCTCGACTCGAAGCTCCGGCGGATGAACGGAGAGATGCCGCTCCAGACCGTTGCGGCCGACACGGTCGGATTCGTCAGAAAACTTCCGCATCATCTGGTGGCATCGTTCCGCTCGACAATGGCGGAAACGACCGAGGCGGATCTCGTGCTTCACGTCGTCGACGCCTCACATCCCGCCTCGGACGAGCAGGAAGCGGTCGGGCGGGAAGTCCTTCAGAACCTTGGGGTGGATCAGTCGAATGTCGTGGTCGTGCACAACAAGGTCGATCGACTTGGAGCCGGGTTTGGTCGTGCGGGGGACGTCGTGCGGGTCTCGGCGCTCGACGGCCGGGGGATCGGAGAGCTGCTCGCGGTCATCCGGGAGCGGCAGCGGGCTCTGGGGCAGGTGGTCGAGCTGCTGATTCCTCATCATGAGGCAAAGGTACGGGCCAGACTCTACGAGACGGGAAGGGTCGAGGCGATCACCGAACGGGAAGAGTGTTCGGAGATCCGCGCCTGGATTCCGTCCGCGCAGATCCCGGAGCTTGAACAGTTCCGTAAGTGA
- a CDS encoding cation:proton antiporter has translation METFTAAPHADILKLVLQIAVLLFTARALGEVSKKLGQPAVVGEILAGIVLGPSLLSSVIPAFGIWIIPQTDVQGYLLEVISLIGAMFLMLITGIETDLSLIRRHARTAFGVSLCGIALTFTTGYLVGTQLPDFLLANPDQRTVFALFLGTAMSISAIAVIAKVVIDLGLIRRDIGQTLIAAGMSDDTIGWIILSVVAGLAAGHGIGLTSVVQSAGGVLLFLVLSFFLGRIIVRKLIDLVGDHVSGADRFLTLVVVLMFAWGAIAQAIHLEAVLGAFVIGIVLRQMRRLSAETTEKLESIALGVFAPIFFAVAGLKVNLADLSNPSMLGAAGAVIGATVFGKGVGAYVGARFIGRKDHWHSLAFAAGLNTRGAMDIIIATIGLSLEVFSPDMFAIIVLMAMTNAMLAPSALRWVLRHVEPSAEELDRLTREERTEASLIARIHRVLLPIRLRDTTSLTYRVEAEVLARLSKENEIELTLLTVTRSGEKAKGMEFLDRVSELFPEIDLIERVVEGSSPSEIILDEAARGFDLMVLGASEEADRSQVLFNPLVDYLVRVSPCPTLVVQSGSRHFTDWSPERILVPTNGSMAARRAAELSFAIAHAEQDIVTLLNVVARQESLASLDPDSTLFTRQFGNARQIVTQLEELGEAQNIRTDVEVRVGRDPERVILDLAKRRDVDLIILGSDVQAGTQRLFLGPKIEHVLENAPCPVLVLNIPHHSTA, from the coding sequence ATGGAAACTTTCACGGCTGCACCTCACGCGGACATCCTGAAGCTCGTTCTTCAGATCGCAGTGCTGCTGTTCACGGCACGGGCGTTGGGCGAGGTGTCGAAAAAGCTCGGACAGCCGGCAGTCGTCGGCGAGATCCTCGCCGGCATCGTTCTGGGACCCTCGCTGCTGAGCTCGGTGATCCCCGCGTTCGGAATCTGGATCATTCCGCAGACGGATGTTCAGGGCTATCTGCTCGAGGTCATCAGTCTGATCGGCGCGATGTTTCTGATGCTCATCACCGGCATCGAGACCGACCTCTCGCTGATCCGAAGGCATGCGCGAACCGCCTTCGGCGTCTCCCTTTGCGGGATTGCTCTGACCTTCACCACGGGCTATCTGGTCGGGACGCAGCTTCCCGATTTTCTGCTCGCGAACCCGGACCAGCGAACGGTGTTCGCCCTTTTTCTCGGAACGGCGATGTCGATCTCGGCAATTGCGGTCATCGCCAAAGTGGTCATCGACCTAGGTCTCATTCGACGCGACATCGGTCAGACTCTGATCGCCGCGGGCATGAGTGACGACACGATCGGCTGGATCATACTTTCGGTCGTCGCGGGTCTCGCGGCAGGGCATGGCATCGGGCTCACGAGTGTCGTGCAGAGCGCCGGGGGCGTTCTGCTGTTCCTGGTGCTGAGCTTTTTCCTTGGTCGCATCATCGTTCGCAAGCTGATCGATCTCGTCGGTGACCACGTCTCGGGCGCAGACCGTTTTCTGACGCTCGTCGTCGTCCTGATGTTCGCCTGGGGAGCGATCGCGCAGGCGATTCATCTCGAGGCGGTTCTCGGCGCGTTCGTCATCGGAATCGTGCTGCGCCAGATGCGACGACTCTCTGCGGAGACCACGGAAAAGCTCGAGAGCATCGCGCTCGGCGTCTTCGCTCCGATCTTTTTCGCGGTGGCGGGGCTGAAGGTGAATCTCGCCGATCTGTCGAATCCCTCGATGCTGGGAGCTGCCGGCGCCGTCATCGGTGCAACGGTGTTCGGAAAGGGAGTCGGCGCCTATGTCGGCGCCCGCTTCATCGGTCGAAAGGACCACTGGCACTCCCTCGCATTCGCGGCGGGGCTCAATACTCGCGGCGCGATGGACATCATCATCGCGACGATCGGGCTTTCCCTGGAGGTCTTTTCGCCGGACATGTTCGCGATCATCGTCCTGATGGCGATGACCAACGCGATGCTCGCCCCTTCAGCTCTCCGATGGGTACTCCGCCATGTCGAGCCGAGCGCAGAAGAGCTCGACCGGCTCACCCGTGAGGAACGCACCGAGGCGAGTCTGATCGCCCGGATTCATCGCGTCCTTCTCCCGATCCGCCTCCGCGACACGACATCGCTGACTTATCGTGTGGAAGCAGAGGTACTCGCCCGGCTCTCGAAAGAGAATGAGATCGAGCTCACGCTGCTGACGGTGACGCGCAGCGGCGAGAAGGCGAAGGGCATGGAGTTCCTCGATCGCGTCAGCGAGCTGTTCCCCGAGATCGATCTGATCGAGCGGGTCGTCGAAGGGTCCTCTCCTTCCGAGATCATTCTCGACGAGGCGGCGAGAGGCTTCGATCTGATGGTGCTCGGAGCTTCCGAGGAAGCGGACCGGTCCCAGGTCCTCTTCAACCCCCTGGTCGATTACCTCGTCCGGGTGAGCCCATGCCCGACTCTCGTGGTTCAGTCGGGAAGCCGCCATTTCACCGACTGGTCGCCGGAGCGGATTCTGGTTCCGACCAACGGGTCGATGGCAGCCCGCCGCGCTGCCGAGCTTTCCTTTGCAATCGCACACGCTGAGCAGGACATCGTCACTCTGCTCAACGTCGTCGCCCGGCAGGAGAGTCTCGCCTCCCTCGACCCCGACAGCACCCTCTTCACGCGTCAGTTCGGTAACGCCCGACAGATCGTCACCCAACTCGAGGAGCTGGGCGAGGCTCAGAACATCCGGACCGACGTCGAGGTACGCGTCGGGCGGGATCCCGAACGAGTCATTCTCGATCTGGCCAAGCGGCGAGACGTCGATCTGATCATCCTCGGGTCGGACGTCCAGGCCGGCACGCAGCGGCTCTTCCTCGGGCCCAAGATCGAACACGTCCTCGAGAACGCCCCCTGCCCCGTCCTCGTGCTCAACATCCCGCATCATTCGACGGCCTGA
- a CDS encoding peroxiredoxin family protein, whose translation MYQELKKVGVAVVGVSNDRQKKSDAFARSLDLPYPLVGDRGGSVISDYGVGIPLLGLARRVTFYIRRDKKIRAVHSGNDIAGHIGTVVAETEARSTGG comes from the coding sequence ATCTACCAAGAGCTGAAGAAGGTCGGTGTCGCCGTCGTTGGTGTGTCCAACGACAGACAGAAAAAGAGCGACGCCTTCGCGCGAAGCCTCGATCTTCCATATCCGCTCGTCGGGGATCGCGGCGGCAGCGTGATCAGTGACTACGGGGTGGGCATTCCGCTGCTGGGTCTGGCTCGAAGGGTCACCTTTTACATCCGGCGTGATAAGAAGATCCGGGCGGTTCACTCCGGAAACGACATCGCCGGCCATATCGGCACCGTCGTCGCAGAGACCGAAGCCCGGTCGACCGGCGGCTGA